GAAATTGTGTGTATATACTTCATATCAGGTGCATATTTTTTTGCACTTTCTATTATTATTTTCTGTATTTTATTCCATAAATCGTCTATTTTCTTAGCGGTAATGGAAGGCAACAAAAACGCTTCTGCCTCAACTTCGTTATTTAATTTTGATAGTTCTTCTACTACCGTATCAAATTGTCCCATTTCCAATGATGTAATATCACTCTTCGGCCAATATGCATACTGAGACAATTTTTTTTGATATTGTCTAGGATAATACAATTGTGGATCAACAAGTACTTTCCCTTTTTTCTTATGCACCCTAGTTGCATAACCTTTTACCTTATTGGGCAAAATGTTCATAGGGCTAATGATAATAGTTCCACCATCAAACTCTTCTAAATGCTCGAGAGCTAACGCTTGCATATTATGTCCCATTTGTATAAAAAGTTCCATTCTTTAACCCCTTCTATTCATAAACAAATGTCTTTTTAGCTACTTTTAACCAATCTATTGCTTGCTTAGCAGTCCTAGGTCTTCTAGAAGGATATTTTCCCATCATTGCCCCTAATAATGCCATAAACTGACTTTGAGTATCCCCTTTGATTGAATACTGTACAGGTGTAATAGTTTCTGTCTTTTGTAAGACTTCAAGTGCATTTATAGAGCCTTCTCTAAATGGATTTTTTCCTGTAATACATTCATAGGTAACAACTCCTAGTGAAAAAATATCAGCTCGAGAATCAATTTCCTTTTTTAAATTATTAAATTGCTCAGGCGCAGCATATCCAGGTGTATGCGGACCCATCATTGCACCTGTTCTTGTCAATGAATCTGCTCCCAATATCCTTGCAATTCCAAAATCCAGGAAAAATATTCTACCATCATCTGCTCGTATAATATTTTCCGGTTTAATATCTCTATGCACAATACCTTTATTCTCTATACAAGCAATAAACTCTAACCCCTGTTCCAAAAATGTCACTGCTTCCTCTAAAGAAAATCTCTTTCCACTTTCAAGCACCTTCCGTAATTCTGTTCCTTTTACTTTTTGCTCAATAATATATAATGTCTCTGTTCCCTCATACTCTATGGTTCCAGTTTCATATATTTTAGGTACCATGGATAAGTTTAAATCTCTTTCTATTTGTATTTCCCTAAGAGACCTGGGATCGTTAAGCTGAAAATATAATTTAATAACAGTTTCTCCATATGAGTTGTGAACTCCATCAAATACAATCTTCTGTCCACCACGTGCCATCAATTCAATTTTTTCAAATTCTTCTTGACACATTTCTTGAAATTTTTTCATCTCTCATTTCTCCTAACTTAAATGGGCAACAGTCCTTCCAATCCATTCATTAAACTGTAAAGACTGATAACTTGACGGTGATGCTAATTTCTTTGCTTCTACTATTTTTCTAAAACTTCTCTTCTTACAATACAAACCTGTGCCTTGTCTTTCAAACTTTTTAATCGTACTACTTTGCGGATTTGAAGTACTTGTTAATGCATATGATTGTGATGCAAACCATGTATTAATAAGAGACTGTTCAGCAACTTTCTTTATATCCGTCATTTTAGCTTCCACTGAAATCAATTTTTTTATATTATATATCTTTTTGATATCTACTGGTTTCCATAAGCCGTGATCACGTATAATCATATGTGCATCTAGTAATTTTTCTATGGCCTGAATTGTATCTTTTTCTGGCATCTTAAGTCTTGTTATCAATTCACTTCCTGTACTTCCTTTAGTCATCAATAACTGAGATAACACTTTTAAATCATTCGTTTCCAGATTTTCTCTTTGTTCAGACCAATTCTCCAATATTTTAGGTGAATATGATGCAAATACAATGTCAGGAAATCCGGATGCAACTTTAGGTTCTACAAATATAGCTAAATTGTTTGTTTTATTGCTTTTTAAAAAATTACGAATATAATATTCAATAAAATCTTCAACCAAATCCAACTCATCCCCTTGAGTTGATGGTCGTGTATACAATCCTATATCTTTAATATTATGATCAAACATCAATATCCTATCCATTGTTACATTTCACCCTTTTCAATCTCTCTTTTGCACTTTTTATAGAAACAATTATAACAATCCCGCCTTTAAAAATCAATCATTCAAGGCTTCTTAAAATAAACATAACTAGTATTTTTTCATCCACACTCCACCTCCACTCTCCCATCATCATACACATATATCCCCTGCACATATTCTTCCAGCATTTCTCGTGTCAGCTTCTCATAGCCTAAATACTTCAACATCTGCTCCACCGGAACATTCTTTTTCATCAGGATTTCTTTCTCACCATTTATCAGTTCATCCAGTTCCTGTACACGTTTCTGCAGTCGATCTCTTTCTTCTTCTAGTTGCTTCTTTGCTTCCATGAACTGTTTCTGGTTCATCTGTCCTTCGTGATACTTCTCATAGTTCTGGCGGTTCTGGATTTTTATTTGCTCCTGACGTTTTTCGCAGTTTGCACTTTCCATATTATAGGCTTCTATGCGGTCCTCATGCTGTTTTCTCATGGATTGCTGCATCTGTTCTTGGCTGATATTCTGACGTAAGTAAGCCTTTATTTCTGCCAGCACGATATGCTCCAGCATTTTGTTATCCGCTTTCCCGGCAAAACATCCTGTATCTTCTTTTCCTTTACTGTAAGCACAGCTATAAAGAATATGATCATGAATCGGACTGCTTGAAGTCAGGCTTCTGCGACAATTCCCGCATTTTACATAGCCACCTAACAGTGTTGTTTCCCTGTCAAATTTGCTTTTCTTGGTGTATCTGATCTGCAGGGACTGTGCTTTCTCAAAGACCTCTTTTGATACAATCGGCTCGTGATGGTTTTCCATTACTTTCCACTGATTTCTCGGCACTGGTACTTCTTTCCCTGTTCCGGGATCTGGAATCTTTGTCTTTCCATAGACCATACAGCCTATATAAGTCTTGTCATCCACAATCTTCCGTATCATATCACTCGTCCACAGCAATCCTCTTGAAGCAGCTTTCTTGCTGTCTGATTTCTGTCGTCTGCTCATAGACTGCAAGGGAGTCAGTACGCCCTCTTCATTGAATAACTTGCAAATCTCCATCTTGGAATACCGCTGATTGGTCAGTTCAAATACTCTTCGGATTACTTCCGCTTCGTCCTCTACAATGACCAGTTCTTTCTTATTTTCAGGATTAATTCGATACCCATAAGGTGCAGAACCACAGCAATACTCGCCTTTTCCACGTCTGGTGCTGACTGCCGCTTTAACCTTTACGGACTGGTCTTTCACATAAAAGTCTGCTATTAGTCCTTTAAACTGTACTTCAATATCCGAACTCTTTCCTTTATAATCTTTAGAATCATATCGGTCTGAGATAGAAATGAATCGTACTCCCAGGAATGGAAAAATCTGTTCCAAATAAGTTCCCATCTCAATATAGTTTCTGGCAAAACGCGAAAAATCTTTTACCACAATACACTGCACTTTGTTCTCTCTGGCAAGTTTCAGAACCTGCTTAATTGCCGGACGCTCCATACTGGAGCCAGAATATCCATCGTCGTAGAACTCCTGAAATGGCATAGCAGCAAGCTCTGGGATATTGGAAATATAATCTTTTACCAGTTTTCTCTGATTGATAATACTGTTGCTTTCTCCCTTTGAATCATCTTCCATGGAAAGGCGATAATATCCAATAATCAGTTTCTGATCACTCATGTTCTACCGCCCCCTTAAACCCGAAGTTGATTTCCAGTCTGCCATCACCATATAGATACATACTCTCGATCAAACCCTCTGCAAGTTCCGCATTGATTCTGGTTATCCCATCCAGTTCCAGCAGGCTTCGTAAAAATCTTGCTTCTTCTTTCTGCTGTTTTTCCAGTTTTCGTATGGTCTGCTCCAGAGACTTCTTTCTCTCTTCGCAGAATGCTTTCCAGTTATTGCGGCCGTCTTTCATTTCTATATAGGCTGCTTTGGAAAGTTCACCCTCTTTATATTGCATGAATGCCTGTGCCAGTTTTTCTGAACGTCTTTCCATATCTGCATCCAGTTTCCTGATCTCTGCTTGAATTTCTTTGATTTTGGAAAGAAATACTGCACTGCTTATAGCAGACATATCCTTTTTCCGTAAGCCAGATAACTGAAACTGTCTGGTCAGCTCCGAACGGACAATTTTCTGCAGTTTTCCTTCGGAAATAGATTTATGACTGCATTTCCTTTCATCCCGATACTGGGCAGCATTGCAAAAGTAAAGCACATCGTTTCCGTATCTGCGTGTACACATTTTTCGCTTACAATCTCCACAATAGAATACATTGTAAAATGCTCTTTCATCCTCTTCCCATCCTACTGTAGTTTTTGTTGCTTTCTGTTGTGCTGCTTTTAACCTAACCTGTGCTTTGTCAAACAATTCTCTGCTGATAATCGGCTCATGAACATTTGGCGTAATAATCCACTGGCTCTCGTCCAATATGTCACACCATTTTTCACCTCTTTGAAATCTGGATTCGTATTTTCTCTGAACCAGATCACCATAATAATTATTTCGATTTAAAACCGCACGTATCGAAGAATTTCCCCACTGATGAAGATTCTCTCCATCTTGACAGTACACATGATGATATTGGTTATAGTCCGAAATCCGATGTACCCCATCTTCAAACAGCCTGTCAATAATACTCTGTATACCATCTCCAGAAGCATATTCTTCAAAAATCCTACGGACAATCTTTGCAGATTCCGGTTCCACAATCAGCTTATAAATCCCATTTACCTTTTCCACACAATATCCGTATGGAGCTGTAGATCCCACATATTCACCATTTTTCTGTGCAATACGTTTCGCAGCCCGTTCTTTTGCAGAAATGTCTTTCGCATAAGCATCATTCACAAGATTTTTGATATTCATGGATAATTCCTGATTCTTAGCACCAGGTGCAAATGAATCATAGTTGTCACATACAGAAATAAATCGT
The sequence above is drawn from the Dorea formicigenerans genome and encodes:
- a CDS encoding recombinase family protein; the protein is MSDQKLIIGYYRLSMEDDSKGESNSIINQRKLVKDYISNIPELAAMPFQEFYDDGYSGSSMERPAIKQVLKLARENKVQCIVVKDFSRFARNYIEMGTYLEQIFPFLGVRFISISDRYDSKDYKGKSSDIEVQFKGLIADFYVKDQSVKVKAAVSTRRGKGEYCCGSAPYGYRINPENKKELVIVEDEAEVIRRVFELTNQRYSKMEICKLFNEEGVLTPLQSMSRRQKSDSKKAASRGLLWTSDMIRKIVDDKTYIGCMVYGKTKIPDPGTGKEVPVPRNQWKVMENHHEPIVSKEVFEKAQSLQIRYTKKSKFDRETTLLGGYVKCGNCRRSLTSSSPIHDHILYSCAYSKGKEDTGCFAGKADNKMLEHIVLAEIKAYLRQNISQEQMQQSMRKQHEDRIEAYNMESANCEKRQEQIKIQNRQNYEKYHEGQMNQKQFMEAKKQLEEERDRLQKRVQELDELINGEKEILMKKNVPVEQMLKYLGYEKLTREMLEEYVQGIYVYDDGRVEVECG
- a CDS encoding serine/threonine-protein kinase, producing the protein MKKFQEMCQEEFEKIELMARGGQKIVFDGVHNSYGETVIKLYFQLNDPRSLREIQIERDLNLSMVPKIYETGTIEYEGTETLYIIEQKVKGTELRKVLESGKRFSLEEAVTFLEQGLEFIACIENKGIVHRDIKPENIIRADDGRIFFLDFGIARILGADSLTRTGAMMGPHTPGYAAPEQFNNLKKEIDSRADIFSLGVVTYECITGKNPFREGSINALEVLQKTETITPVQYSIKGDTQSQFMALLGAMMGKYPSRRPRTAKQAIDWLKVAKKTFVYE
- a CDS encoding recombinase family protein, yielding MARTAKRYKKNTEKKASGIPVCVAAIYARLSVDSDEKKSESIETQVTLIKEFIQKNNENPDREYEIAVYDIYSDLGKTGTNFDRPAFERMMNDVRAGKINCILVKDFSRFGRNYIETGNYLEKILPFMKVRFISVCDNYDSFAPGAKNQELSMNIKNLVNDAYAKDISAKERAAKRIAQKNGEYVGSTAPYGYCVEKVNGIYKLIVEPESAKIVRRIFEEYASGDGIQSIIDRLFEDGVHRISDYNQYHHVYCQDGENLHQWGNSSIRAVLNRNNYYGDLVQRKYESRFQRGEKWCDILDESQWIITPNVHEPIISRELFDKAQVRLKAAQQKATKTTVGWEEDERAFYNVFYCGDCKRKMCTRRYGNDVLYFCNAAQYRDERKCSHKSISEGKLQKIVRSELTRQFQLSGLRKKDMSAISSAVFLSKIKEIQAEIRKLDADMERRSEKLAQAFMQYKEGELSKAAYIEMKDGRNNWKAFCEERKKSLEQTIRKLEKQQKEEARFLRSLLELDGITRINAELAEGLIESMYLYGDGRLEINFGFKGAVEHE